The following proteins come from a genomic window of Flavobacterium crocinum:
- a CDS encoding M16 family metallopeptidase has product MTTKKNIIIAIMALSFQGAFSQFKTTIPLNKNVTTGKLKNGLTYYILHNEEPKDRASFYFVQNVGAILEDDNQNGLAHFLEHMAFNGTEHFKGKGIIKMLEKNGVSFGKDINAYTAQDETVYNISTVPVTNEKLIDSTLWVLHDWSGSLSLTNEEIDAERGVIREEWRTRRTSDFRLKMQTDPVLYKGSKYSKRDVIGDLNIINNFKYPELRNYYKKWYRPDLQAVIIVGDIDVKAMEQKVKAIFSGIPLAKKAAPRTYYEIPKHDELYFGTASDKEASSTAITLQYVLDEPLVKDSILSRKNVMNSFYTSILNNRFKELILKNQSAALGLQTYFQPISRLNTSFNITAVAKKGKTLEAFEDAYTEAERLKRFGIAKAELDRTKKLFISSYDDFLSNKDKVDNDSWSEKLTNYFLKAKPFLSAEEDYKLIVGIIKSITLEEINTYIKTIQKPTNQVVLVTGSDEDKVNFPTKDAVVQLMKKVENKTLEPYTKKENNEPLIAKELKPAAIKKTFEVPGIAAAKGYTLENGANVIVLPTTYSQDQVVLTAFSKGGKSLIKTEDLASAEIATTIARSSGLGNFDNIALKEKLTGKVAQSAPFIGENTQGFQGSSNKADFETMLQLLYLSFETPRFDPNIFNILKEQYKNRLETIKKDNGNTFKDSVALANSNHNPRTFVFNEKFLENINLQKAENIYRDRIKNASDFTFVFVGNIPDGALEMIQKYIGTLKSNPAVKETFADHNIGPKKGKTVVHFKRPMEVVKSTVYLNLSGKTEYSKENAMTMYIIGELLSKRFLQTIREEEGGSYGVNVGGNLELIPKPSFSLALTFDCNPDKQEKLMQIVWKEINDLKTNPVNANDLEDIKKALLKNREESLKTNTFWATTLYNYSLNQIPFSTDEEYKNLISKINQKTIQQFSKHVLDSSSSVEVIMSPESQSGK; this is encoded by the coding sequence ATGACTACTAAAAAAAATATCATTATTGCGATTATGGCCTTGTCTTTTCAAGGCGCATTTTCGCAGTTCAAAACCACAATTCCGCTGAATAAAAATGTTACAACCGGAAAATTAAAAAATGGACTAACGTATTATATTCTGCATAACGAAGAACCAAAAGACAGAGCCAGTTTTTACTTTGTTCAAAATGTCGGAGCTATTTTAGAAGATGACAATCAAAACGGATTAGCGCATTTTCTGGAACACATGGCGTTTAACGGAACCGAACATTTTAAAGGAAAAGGCATCATTAAAATGCTGGAAAAAAATGGCGTAAGTTTCGGAAAAGACATCAATGCCTATACAGCGCAGGACGAAACGGTTTACAACATCAGTACTGTTCCTGTAACTAATGAAAAACTAATCGATTCTACGCTTTGGGTGTTACACGACTGGTCGGGTTCTCTTTCTTTAACCAATGAAGAAATTGATGCCGAAAGAGGCGTTATCCGTGAAGAATGGAGAACGCGCCGTACAAGTGATTTTCGTCTCAAAATGCAGACTGATCCTGTTTTATACAAAGGTTCAAAATACAGCAAGAGAGATGTTATTGGTGATTTAAATATCATCAATAACTTCAAATATCCTGAATTGAGAAACTATTATAAAAAATGGTACAGACCCGATTTACAAGCCGTAATTATCGTGGGAGATATTGATGTAAAAGCAATGGAGCAAAAGGTAAAAGCTATCTTCTCCGGAATTCCGTTAGCTAAAAAAGCAGCGCCACGTACTTATTATGAAATTCCGAAACACGACGAATTGTATTTTGGAACTGCCTCTGATAAAGAAGCTTCTTCAACTGCGATTACGTTGCAATATGTTTTGGATGAGCCTTTGGTTAAAGACAGCATTTTGAGCCGTAAAAACGTAATGAATTCTTTTTACACCAGCATTCTAAACAATCGTTTTAAAGAATTGATTTTAAAAAATCAAAGTGCCGCCTTAGGTTTACAAACTTATTTTCAGCCGATTTCGAGATTAAATACTTCGTTTAATATTACGGCTGTAGCTAAAAAAGGAAAAACTCTCGAAGCTTTTGAAGATGCTTATACAGAAGCGGAACGCTTAAAACGTTTTGGAATTGCAAAGGCAGAATTAGACAGGACTAAAAAGCTTTTTATAAGTTCTTATGACGATTTCTTAAGCAATAAAGATAAAGTAGACAATGACAGTTGGTCGGAAAAACTGACAAATTATTTCCTGAAGGCAAAACCATTTCTTTCTGCCGAAGAGGATTACAAATTGATTGTAGGTATTATCAAAAGCATTACTTTAGAAGAAATAAACACTTACATCAAAACCATTCAGAAACCAACTAATCAAGTCGTTTTGGTTACAGGTTCTGATGAAGACAAAGTAAATTTCCCAACCAAAGATGCCGTGGTTCAGCTCATGAAAAAAGTCGAAAACAAGACTTTAGAGCCTTACACAAAAAAGGAAAATAATGAACCTTTGATTGCAAAAGAATTAAAACCTGCTGCAATTAAAAAAACATTTGAAGTTCCCGGAATTGCAGCTGCAAAAGGATATACTTTAGAAAATGGTGCTAATGTAATTGTACTTCCAACAACTTATTCTCAAGATCAGGTTGTCCTTACAGCATTTTCTAAAGGCGGTAAATCTTTAATTAAAACTGAAGATCTGGCTTCTGCTGAAATTGCAACAACAATTGCAAGATCATCTGGTTTAGGTAACTTCGATAATATAGCTTTAAAAGAAAAACTAACAGGCAAAGTAGCGCAGTCTGCTCCTTTTATTGGCGAAAACACACAAGGATTTCAGGGAAGTTCAAACAAAGCCGATTTCGAAACCATGCTGCAATTGCTGTATCTTTCTTTTGAGACGCCACGTTTTGATCCAAACATTTTTAACATCTTAAAAGAACAGTATAAAAATCGTTTAGAAACCATCAAAAAAGACAACGGAAACACGTTTAAAGATTCTGTTGCTTTAGCAAACTCTAATCATAATCCAAGAACTTTTGTTTTTAATGAAAAGTTCTTAGAAAACATCAATTTACAAAAAGCGGAAAACATTTACAGAGACCGAATTAAAAATGCCTCGGATTTCACTTTTGTTTTTGTTGGGAATATTCCGGATGGTGCTTTAGAAATGATTCAGAAATACATTGGAACCTTAAAATCAAATCCAGCTGTGAAAGAAACTTTCGCAGATCATAATATTGGTCCGAAGAAAGGAAAAACTGTGGTGCATTTCAAACGTCCAATGGAAGTGGTAAAAAGCACTGTTTACCTGAATCTTTCAGGAAAAACAGAATACAGTAAAGAAAATGCTATGACGATGTATATTATTGGCGAATTACTTTCTAAACGTTTTCTACAAACCATTAGAGAAGAAGAAGGCGGCAGTTACGGTGTAAACGTTGGCGGAAATCTGGAACTGATTCCAAAACCATCATTTAGCCTTGCTCTCACTTTTGATTGTAATCCTGATAAGCAGGAAAAATTAATGCAGATTGTCTGGAAAGAAATTAATGATTTAAAAACCAATCCAGTTAATGCAAATGATTTGGAAGACATTAAAAAAGCTTTATTGAAAAATCGGGAAGAATCGCTTAAAACGAACACTTTCTGGGCGACAACCTTATATAATTACAGTTTAAATCAGATTCCGTTTTCAACAGATGAAGAATATAAAAATCTAATTTCTAAAATTAATCAGAAAACTATTCAGCAGTTTAGTAAGCACGTTTTGGATAGTTCAAGTAGCGTCGAAGTTATTATGAGCCCTGAAAGCCAATCAGGAAAGTAA
- a CDS encoding glycoside hydrolase family 95 protein has protein sequence MPYHLLKKSLLLLLTLTAFSVYSQDLKLHYKQPAVEWTEALPIGNGTLGAMVFGRVDSELIQLNEATLWSGGPVQQNVNPDAFNNLALIREALTNEDFEKANILTKNMQGPYSESFMPLGDLILKQDFGGQKTATYNRSLDLQTGVTTTNFSINGVNYKREIFASAPAQCIVIKLSADQLKKLSLTIDASSLLRNEKAIQNQSVVLKGKAPSHADPNYIDYNKDPIVYEDLSGCRGMRFELIIKPVVKDGEIIADGNKLVIKNASEILLFVSAATSFNGFDKCPDSEGKDEHQFAEAPIKKATAKKYDSLLKEHIEDFQNFFNRVSFKLNEKESNKSDLPTDIRLEKYAKGEKDAGLEALFFQFGRYLLISSSRTHNAPANLQGIWNNKLRAPWSSNYTTNINLQMNYWPVESASLSELFFPLDEFIKNVSVTGAETAKSYYHANGWVLHHNSDIWAMTNPVGDFGKGDPMWANWYMGANWLSRHLWEHYEYTGDKEYLKKVYPIIKGAAEFSLDWLQKDKSGYLVTMPSTSPENIFYYEGKKKGTVTTASTMDIGIIKDLFENTAEASKILNRDSDFREKVNKAATELIPFQIGKKGQLLEWYKDFEEEDPHHRHTSHLYALHPANLISPLKTPELAAAAKKTLELRGDDGTGWSLAWKVNMWARLLDGNHAYQLFKNQLRLTKENNTEYSRHGGCYPNLFDAHPPFQIDGNFAGTAGVIEMLMQSQNKEIHLLPALPDSWTDGEIKGITAKGNFKVDIKWNAGKMTQAKIISQIGGKCSIRSAEPFMVEKLNVKSEKSTIGYTAVFDTKKGASYTIVPLQ, from the coding sequence ATGCCATATCATCTTCTTAAAAAAAGCCTTTTATTATTGCTAACGCTTACAGCATTTTCTGTTTACTCGCAAGATTTAAAACTGCATTACAAGCAGCCAGCTGTAGAATGGACAGAAGCTTTACCAATAGGAAATGGTACTCTCGGTGCAATGGTTTTTGGAAGAGTGGATTCTGAATTAATTCAGCTCAATGAAGCCACTTTATGGAGTGGAGGGCCGGTACAGCAAAATGTAAATCCAGATGCTTTTAATAATCTGGCTTTAATAAGAGAAGCGTTGACAAATGAAGATTTTGAAAAGGCCAATATTTTAACTAAAAATATGCAGGGGCCTTACAGCGAAAGTTTTATGCCATTAGGTGATCTTATTTTAAAACAAGATTTCGGCGGACAAAAAACAGCTACATATAACAGAAGTCTTGATTTACAAACCGGAGTGACTACAACAAATTTTAGCATAAACGGCGTAAATTATAAAAGAGAAATATTTGCTTCGGCACCTGCTCAATGTATTGTGATTAAACTTTCTGCAGATCAACTGAAAAAACTTTCTTTGACAATTGATGCTTCGAGTCTTTTGAGAAATGAAAAAGCAATACAAAATCAATCAGTGGTTTTAAAAGGAAAAGCGCCATCTCATGCAGATCCTAATTATATTGATTATAACAAAGATCCTATCGTTTATGAAGATCTATCAGGATGTAGAGGAATGCGTTTTGAACTGATTATTAAACCAGTTGTAAAAGATGGAGAAATAATTGCCGATGGAAATAAATTGGTGATTAAAAACGCTTCAGAAATTTTGCTTTTTGTTTCGGCAGCAACAAGCTTCAACGGATTTGATAAATGTCCGGACAGCGAAGGAAAAGACGAACATCAATTTGCTGAGGCTCCGATTAAAAAAGCGACTGCTAAAAAATACGATAGTTTATTGAAAGAACATATTGAAGATTTTCAGAATTTCTTTAACAGAGTTTCTTTCAAACTAAATGAAAAAGAAAGTAATAAATCTGATCTGCCTACAGATATAAGATTAGAAAAATATGCAAAAGGAGAAAAAGATGCCGGATTGGAAGCTTTATTTTTTCAGTTTGGACGTTATTTGTTAATTTCTTCTTCCCGTACGCACAATGCTCCTGCCAATTTACAAGGAATCTGGAATAACAAACTCCGCGCACCCTGGAGCAGTAATTACACTACAAATATTAATTTACAGATGAATTATTGGCCTGTTGAATCGGCAAGTTTGTCTGAATTGTTTTTTCCACTTGACGAATTCATAAAGAATGTTTCTGTTACCGGAGCCGAAACAGCTAAAAGTTATTATCATGCCAACGGCTGGGTTTTGCATCATAACTCAGATATCTGGGCGATGACCAATCCAGTTGGCGATTTTGGAAAAGGAGATCCTATGTGGGCCAACTGGTATATGGGAGCCAACTGGTTAAGCAGACATTTATGGGAACATTATGAATATACAGGAGATAAGGAATATTTAAAGAAAGTATATCCAATTATAAAAGGTGCTGCAGAATTTAGTTTAGACTGGCTTCAGAAAGATAAAAGCGGTTATTTGGTTACTATGCCTTCAACTTCACCTGAAAATATATTTTATTATGAAGGGAAAAAGAAAGGTACTGTAACAACTGCTTCTACAATGGATATTGGAATTATCAAAGATTTATTTGAAAATACTGCCGAAGCTTCTAAAATTTTAAATAGAGATTCAGATTTCAGAGAAAAAGTAAACAAAGCAGCAACCGAACTGATTCCTTTTCAAATTGGAAAAAAAGGACAATTATTAGAATGGTATAAAGATTTTGAAGAAGAAGATCCTCATCACAGACATACTTCACATCTTTATGCATTGCATCCTGCTAATTTAATTTCACCGCTCAAAACACCGGAATTAGCTGCCGCTGCGAAGAAAACTTTAGAATTAAGAGGTGATGACGGAACAGGCTGGAGCTTAGCATGGAAAGTAAATATGTGGGCAAGACTTTTGGACGGAAATCATGCCTATCAGTTATTCAAAAATCAATTAAGATTAACAAAAGAAAATAATACAGAATATAGCAGACATGGAGGCTGTTATCCGAATCTTTTTGATGCGCATCCGCCTTTTCAGATTGACGGAAATTTTGCAGGAACTGCAGGCGTAATCGAAATGTTAATGCAGAGTCAGAATAAAGAAATTCATCTGCTTCCGGCTCTTCCGGATTCCTGGACAGACGGCGAAATTAAAGGGATTACTGCAAAAGGTAATTTCAAGGTTGATATAAAATGGAATGCCGGCAAAATGACTCAGGCAAAAATAATTTCTCAGATTGGAGGGAAATGTTCCATAAGATCGGCAGAACCTTTTATGGTTGAAAAACTGAATGTTAAAAGCGAGAAATCAACTATTGGATATACTGCGGTTTTTGATACAAAAAAAGGGGCATCTTATACAATAGTACCTTTACAGTAA
- a CDS encoding Gldg family protein, giving the protein MKTIYRIAKTELNTMFYSPVAWVVLVIFSIQSSWKFFNTIERFEKAQKIGQSMDNLSQIVFSGFSGLYTEMQNYLYLYVPLLTMGLVSREINSGSIKLLLSSPIRIKDIVLGKYLAIAAYCLLFIAILGLQVAIAYFSIENLDLKFAISGLIGLYLLVCTYAAIGLFMSCLTSYQVVAAISTLVVLAGLNFIGKLWQDVEIVKDITYFLSIAGRANEMLEGLIISKDVLYFVLVSSLFIVLSIYKLQTGRDAQTASKRVLKYTLLIATVLSLGYITSRAPLTFYHDMTRNKDNTLTKSSLDVVDKIEGPVKITTYVNLLDINYYMAMPYSQNSDIASFAKYTRFLPQIEMEYIYYYDTSTNEALYAQNPGLNDKQLAEKMVESQNMKLKKLYSPAEIKKIIDLGPEQNRVVRTVEYNGKKTFLRMFDDLFKVPFEKEISASLKRLVSNPVKIVFATGNMERSIEKNGDKNYKTGFNEITFRNSLINQGFDVTSVDINAQNIPSETTILIIADPKTQLSQGAVDRITKYIDEGKNLMLLAEPETNSALATVTDKLGIGFTKQTLVQESETNSPDFLVTELQKNVDSTVIKLSKINNPIPLLGSSGITVTKEAGFKVTPLLKTNNQPAWESQTGITSISEDLKKQPSSKEIPLVTALTRNINGKTQKIIVAGDADFMGNAELSRGGSGTFQFVTDIFSWFSNYEFPIDTTRPQKTDDKITVTSNQVFINKILFTAIFPLLIILGGAFLLIRRNRR; this is encoded by the coding sequence ATGAAAACAATATACAGAATTGCTAAAACAGAACTCAATACGATGTTCTACTCGCCTGTTGCCTGGGTGGTTTTAGTAATATTTTCAATCCAGTCAAGCTGGAAATTTTTCAACACCATCGAACGTTTCGAAAAAGCACAGAAAATTGGACAAAGTATGGACAATTTATCACAGATTGTTTTTTCCGGTTTCAGTGGGTTATATACAGAAATGCAAAATTATCTTTATCTGTATGTACCGCTTTTGACAATGGGATTAGTAAGCCGTGAAATTAACAGCGGTTCAATTAAATTACTTCTTTCTTCACCAATCAGAATTAAAGACATTGTATTGGGTAAATATTTAGCCATTGCTGCCTATTGCCTTTTATTCATTGCTATTTTAGGCTTACAGGTTGCTATCGCTTATTTTTCTATAGAAAACTTAGATCTTAAATTTGCCATTTCAGGACTAATCGGTTTGTATTTATTAGTTTGTACTTACGCAGCAATCGGACTTTTTATGTCTTGTCTGACTTCTTATCAGGTTGTAGCAGCCATTAGTACTTTGGTCGTTTTAGCTGGTTTAAATTTTATTGGAAAACTTTGGCAGGATGTCGAAATTGTAAAAGACATTACTTATTTCCTTTCAATCGCCGGACGTGCCAACGAAATGCTGGAAGGATTAATTATCAGTAAAGATGTATTATACTTTGTATTAGTAAGCAGTCTTTTTATTGTATTGAGTATTTATAAACTACAGACCGGAAGAGATGCTCAGACTGCCTCAAAAAGAGTTTTAAAATATACTTTATTAATCGCTACTGTATTATCTCTGGGTTATATTACTTCCAGAGCGCCGCTTACTTTCTATCACGATATGACTAGAAACAAAGACAACACATTAACCAAAAGCAGTTTAGATGTTGTTGATAAGATAGAAGGACCTGTTAAGATAACGACCTATGTTAACTTACTGGATATTAATTATTACATGGCAATGCCATATTCTCAAAATTCTGACATCGCGAGTTTTGCAAAATATACCCGTTTTTTGCCCCAAATAGAAATGGAGTACATTTATTATTACGACACTTCAACAAATGAAGCTTTGTATGCCCAAAATCCAGGGTTAAACGACAAACAGCTTGCCGAAAAAATGGTCGAGTCGCAGAATATGAAACTTAAAAAATTATATTCTCCAGCAGAAATCAAAAAAATTATCGATTTAGGACCAGAACAAAACAGAGTGGTCAGAACAGTAGAATATAACGGAAAGAAGACTTTCCTGAGAATGTTTGATGACTTATTTAAAGTACCATTTGAAAAAGAAATCTCCGCTTCATTAAAGCGCTTAGTTTCTAATCCTGTAAAAATTGTATTTGCAACTGGAAATATGGAACGCAGTATTGAAAAAAATGGAGATAAAAATTATAAAACCGGATTTAACGAAATAACATTCAGAAACTCTTTAATCAATCAGGGATTTGATGTTACTTCTGTTGATATTAATGCACAGAACATTCCTTCTGAAACTACTATTTTAATCATTGCAGATCCTAAAACACAATTAAGTCAGGGCGCTGTTGATCGTATTACTAAGTATATTGATGAAGGTAAAAACTTGATGCTTTTGGCAGAACCTGAAACGAATTCAGCTTTAGCTACAGTTACAGATAAACTAGGAATCGGATTTACAAAACAGACTTTGGTGCAGGAAAGTGAGACGAATTCACCTGATTTCTTAGTAACCGAACTTCAAAAAAATGTTGATTCTACTGTCATCAAATTAAGTAAAATTAATAATCCTATTCCGCTTTTAGGAAGCAGCGGTATTACTGTAACAAAAGAAGCAGGATTTAAAGTAACGCCATTATTAAAAACCAATAACCAGCCTGCATGGGAATCTCAGACAGGAATTACTTCAATTTCAGAAGACTTAAAGAAACAGCCTTCTTCAAAAGAAATTCCTCTTGTAACTGCTTTAACGAGAAACATTAATGGTAAAACACAAAAAATAATTGTTGCCGGAGATGCAGATTTTATGGGCAATGCCGAATTGAGTCGTGGCGGATCCGGAACTTTTCAATTTGTAACCGATATCTTCAGCTGGTTCAGCAATTATGAATTTCCAATTGATACAACTCGTCCTCAAAAAACCGATGATAAAATTACGGTAACTTCAAATCAGGTTTTCATCAATAAAATCTTATTTACCGCAATCTTTCCATTATTGATTATACTAGGTGGTGCGTTTCTACTTATTAGAAGAAATAGAAGATAA
- a CDS encoding tetratricopeptide repeat protein gives MKWFVNLGIQFKSKVSDQNPEQDTADLEKGKSLFLSSKFDEALYHLDNALNSGFNSTVYELRAQCFQKLNYHYNAIEDFDKVIEDNPLEFSYYYSRAVSKNAVFDIAGQIEDLQNCIYYYKKNKNIENSILKNLETDLILAGNYVEGVKSTITAVHNISYTEIKNLINECLLQIKRIRIRTRRFKTQKADSIF, from the coding sequence ATGAAATGGTTTGTCAATTTAGGAATTCAATTTAAAAGCAAGGTTTCAGATCAAAATCCTGAACAAGATACTGCCGATTTGGAAAAAGGGAAATCACTTTTTCTGTCAAGTAAATTTGATGAAGCTTTGTATCATCTTGATAATGCATTAAATTCAGGCTTTAACAGTACCGTATATGAATTACGGGCACAATGTTTTCAAAAACTGAATTATCACTATAATGCAATTGAAGACTTTGATAAAGTTATTGAAGATAATCCTTTAGAGTTTTCGTACTACTACAGTCGTGCTGTTTCAAAAAATGCCGTTTTTGATATTGCCGGACAAATCGAGGATTTGCAAAATTGTATTTATTATTACAAGAAAAATAAAAACATAGAAAACAGTATTTTAAAAAATCTTGAAACTGATTTGATACTGGCAGGAAATTATGTTGAAGGAGTAAAAAGCACTATAACCGCTGTTCATAATATTTCTTACACCGAAATTAAAAACCTGATTAACGAATGTCTGCTTCAAATAAAAAGAATCCGAATTCGTACCAGAAGATTTAAAACACAAAAAGCTGATAGCATTTTTTAA
- a CDS encoding murein L,D-transpeptidase catalytic domain-containing protein, whose amino-acid sequence MRIFFVALLFSLSSFTTYNLTNKKEILNEIELARLNEHVTEIKSYVSVNRGYNKKIAFLVDMKIKSGKNRFFVYDLENEKIIDQGLVAHGSGSETGIKGDILQFSNMPNSNCTSLGRYGVEKPYKGVFGKAYRLSGMDQSNNNAQKRAIVLHCYKEVPDDEKEYYIINSHGCPMVSEAFFKRLDKFIENSDSKIMLSVYY is encoded by the coding sequence ATGAGAATATTTTTTGTAGCACTGCTTTTTTCTTTAAGTTCGTTTACAACCTACAACCTTACGAACAAGAAAGAAATTTTAAATGAAATTGAACTGGCAAGACTTAACGAACATGTAACTGAGATTAAGTCTTATGTTTCTGTAAACCGTGGCTACAACAAGAAAATTGCTTTTCTTGTGGACATGAAAATTAAATCGGGAAAAAACCGTTTTTTTGTTTACGATCTTGAAAACGAAAAAATCATCGATCAGGGGCTTGTTGCACATGGATCCGGATCTGAAACGGGTATAAAAGGTGACATTCTACAGTTTAGCAATATGCCAAATTCCAACTGCACTTCATTAGGCCGTTATGGTGTAGAAAAACCTTATAAAGGAGTTTTTGGAAAAGCTTACAGACTGAGCGGAATGGACCAGAGCAACAACAACGCACAAAAAAGAGCTATAGTTTTACATTGTTATAAAGAGGTTCCGGATGATGAAAAAGAATATTACATCATTAACAGTCATGGCTGTCCAATGGTAAGTGAAGCATTTTTCAAAAGACTGGATAAATTTATTGAAAACTCAGATTCTAAAATAATGCTTTCTGTTTATTATTAG
- a CDS encoding cation:proton antiporter has protein sequence MLLSIHHISLPIEDPLLKFLIEIIIILCIPLLLNKIKVPHLLGLIIAGAIIGPNGFGVLSRDSSVVVTGTTGLLYIMFLAGLEIDMADFKKNKWKSIIFSLFTFAVPFILGLLGGYYILGFSILTSILFASLFSSHTLIVYPMVSSLGIAKNLSVNITVGGTMITDVLSLLVLAAIVGMSQGEVGTAFWVKLSVSMIVFTLIVLLVFPIIARWFFKNVEDKISQYLFVIVMIYLAALLAEIAGIESIIGAFFAGLALNKLIPHTSSLMNRVEFVGNAIFIPFFLISVGMLIDFNAFIQSWETLWVAAIMLVASIGGKYVAAMLTKKTFKLTNDEGQLIFGMSSASAAATLASVMVGYNIIIGENDAGEPIRLLNEHVLNGSILLILVSCTISSFVSMASAQRIAQADKDNTVSGNSEEKENILLAVNHEETLEKMVNLGLLVKTATNKELYAVNVINEDANESSVKNAEKILDTAVKAASAADVVLHPITRHDNDTAGGISNVIKEKEITDLIVGLEGGKGFSASFVYNLYNGYLKNKSINLMVYHAVQPAATIKRYLVFIPADAEMDPGFFHSMLRIWNIGRNSGAKMSFFGKEKTLNILKRIAKKAPIEATFEVLVNWQLAEQTAFSIEENEGLIIMMGDKGMHSYFPQMRDIPDLLNQKFNDNNYMLIYPFSIMPTNHTEKRSVSSHDDFAEIGKAIRNIFK, from the coding sequence ATGTTGCTGAGTATTCATCATATAAGCCTCCCTATTGAAGATCCATTGTTGAAGTTTCTAATTGAAATTATCATCATTTTATGTATTCCGCTTTTACTTAATAAAATTAAAGTGCCACACCTTTTGGGACTTATCATTGCCGGAGCAATAATTGGTCCTAATGGTTTTGGAGTACTTTCAAGAGATAGTAGTGTAGTGGTTACCGGAACTACGGGACTTTTGTATATTATGTTTCTGGCAGGGCTGGAAATTGATATGGCCGATTTTAAAAAGAATAAATGGAAAAGTATTATTTTTTCGCTTTTTACATTTGCAGTGCCTTTTATTCTGGGACTTTTAGGAGGCTATTATATTCTGGGATTTTCAATTCTTACTTCGATCCTTTTTGCCAGCCTTTTTTCATCTCATACTTTAATTGTTTATCCCATGGTAAGCAGTTTGGGTATTGCTAAAAACCTTTCGGTAAACATCACAGTTGGCGGCACGATGATTACAGATGTACTTTCTCTTTTAGTCCTTGCCGCCATTGTAGGAATGTCGCAAGGTGAAGTAGGAACTGCTTTTTGGGTAAAACTGTCTGTTTCCATGATAGTTTTCACTTTAATAGTATTACTTGTTTTTCCTATAATCGCCCGATGGTTTTTTAAAAATGTTGAGGATAAAATATCCCAGTATCTTTTTGTAATTGTCATGATTTATCTGGCAGCACTTCTTGCAGAGATAGCGGGTATTGAATCTATTATTGGTGCTTTTTTTGCCGGACTGGCATTAAACAAATTAATTCCGCATACTTCATCATTAATGAACAGGGTTGAGTTTGTCGGAAATGCCATTTTTATACCTTTCTTCCTGATAAGTGTCGGAATGTTGATTGATTTTAATGCCTTTATACAAAGCTGGGAAACATTGTGGGTAGCTGCTATTATGCTTGTAGCATCTATTGGAGGGAAATATGTGGCTGCGATGCTGACAAAGAAAACATTTAAGCTTACGAATGATGAAGGACAGCTGATTTTCGGGATGAGTTCTGCTTCAGCTGCGGCTACACTGGCTTCTGTTATGGTTGGATACAATATTATTATTGGAGAAAATGATGCCGGAGAACCAATACGTCTTTTAAATGAACATGTACTTAACGGCAGCATTCTTCTTATTTTGGTGTCCTGTACCATTTCTTCGTTTGTCTCAATGGCAAGTGCACAACGTATAGCGCAGGCAGATAAAGACAATACAGTGTCCGGGAACAGTGAAGAAAAAGAAAATATTCTGTTGGCTGTTAATCATGAAGAGACTTTAGAAAAAATGGTAAATCTTGGTTTATTGGTAAAAACAGCAACAAATAAAGAGCTGTATGCTGTAAATGTAATTAATGAGGATGCCAATGAATCTTCGGTAAAAAATGCTGAAAAAATACTGGACACAGCTGTTAAAGCTGCTTCTGCTGCTGATGTTGTATTACATCCCATAACTCGCCATGATAATGATACAGCAGGAGGAATTAGTAATGTTATAAAAGAAAAAGAAATTACCGATCTTATTGTTGGACTTGAAGGCGGAAAAGGCTTTTCGGCTTCATTTGTGTATAATTTGTATAATGGTTATTTAAAAAATAAAAGTATAAACTTAATGGTTTACCATGCAGTCCAGCCGGCGGCTACCATTAAAAGATATTTGGTTTTTATACCTGCAGATGCCGAAATGGATCCGGGATTTTTTCATTCTATGTTAAGAATATGGAATATTGGCAGAAATTCCGGAGCCAAAATGAGCTTTTTTGGAAAAGAGAAAACGTTGAATATTTTAAAAAGAATAGCTAAAAAAGCCCCTATAGAAGCTACATTTGAGGTTTTAGTAAACTGGCAACTTGCAGAACAAACGGCATTTAGTATCGAAGAAAACGAAGGACTGATTATTATGATGGGAGACAAGGGAATGCATTCCTATTTTCCTCAAATGAGAGATATTCCGGATCTTTTGAATCAGAAATTCAACGACAATAATTACATGCTTATCTATCCATTTTCTATAATGCCGACAAATCACACTGAAAAAAGATCAGTCAGTAGCCATGATGATTTTGCTGAAATAGGAAAAGCAATCAGAAATATTTTTAAGTAA